A portion of the Bacteroides faecium genome contains these proteins:
- a CDS encoding DUF4998 domain-containing protein, whose protein sequence is MKTLKYITIVLSAASLLASCDSMEDSYKDYLEGGEIVYRAKAKEVVAYSGYNRAKLAWTLEYPTQVVKCQIREGEKILAEIPVEYQDRLEFEYVLENLPEKTYTFSIYSMDKEGNSSIKSDVIVDVYGERYMNTLRTGRFVQAVLRQPDNANTALVILSTSISSKVVATEVYYKSISGEEKHERIDASVDKLLLDDVAEDSYFNLRDVWKPSDTAIDDFAAPVKECGASDIPTGLSRSFTYIYKTDPATVVATLSAARTDAGVVRSVIHYDDEDITVDPATLEVILTNVSDNAVISIETFIEDDEKEYVAPTLKVDANALVTKIAMDNWAVIGYSSQQETGESGGGHAEHAIDGDINTYWHTQYNPTKPDYPHYLTIDLQITATIRAIAVARRNGNNNFAAKMRLEVSPDNENWESAGEFTPNGTINGLQMYTLEKSLSGRYVKLTALKGVSANPYFCMSEMNLYE, encoded by the coding sequence ATGAAAACATTGAAATATATAACAATCGTACTAAGCGCTGCAAGCCTGCTTGCTTCTTGTGATTCTATGGAAGACTCCTATAAAGACTATTTGGAAGGAGGTGAAATTGTATACCGGGCAAAAGCCAAGGAGGTCGTTGCATATTCTGGATACAACCGCGCCAAACTGGCTTGGACACTAGAATATCCTACCCAGGTGGTCAAATGTCAAATCCGTGAAGGAGAAAAAATACTGGCCGAAATTCCTGTGGAATACCAGGACAGGCTGGAATTTGAATATGTTCTTGAAAATTTGCCGGAAAAGACATACACATTCTCCATATACTCCATGGATAAAGAAGGTAACAGCTCGATAAAAAGCGATGTCATAGTGGATGTGTACGGAGAGCGATATATGAATACTTTGCGTACCGGTCGTTTTGTTCAAGCGGTACTCAGGCAACCGGACAATGCCAATACGGCATTGGTCATATTATCAACCAGCATTTCATCAAAAGTTGTGGCTACTGAAGTGTATTACAAGTCCATATCGGGAGAAGAAAAGCATGAACGTATAGATGCAAGCGTGGACAAGCTTCTCTTGGATGACGTGGCGGAGGATTCATATTTTAACCTGAGAGATGTTTGGAAACCGTCTGATACCGCTATTGATGACTTTGCGGCACCTGTAAAAGAATGCGGCGCTTCGGATATTCCCACTGGGTTGTCACGGTCTTTTACATATATATATAAGACAGATCCCGCAACGGTGGTAGCTACCTTGTCTGCTGCACGTACGGACGCGGGCGTGGTACGTTCGGTTATCCATTATGACGACGAGGATATTACGGTGGATCCGGCTACCTTGGAAGTAATCCTGACCAATGTTTCTGATAATGCGGTGATTTCTATCGAAACGTTCATTGAGGATGACGAAAAAGAATACGTAGCTCCTACTCTCAAGGTGGATGCGAATGCACTGGTAACTAAAATAGCAATGGATAATTGGGCGGTAATCGGTTATTCTTCCCAGCAGGAAACCGGTGAAAGTGGTGGCGGTCATGCCGAGCATGCAATTGACGGTGATATAAATACATATTGGCATACCCAGTATAATCCGACAAAACCTGATTATCCTCATTATCTGACTATTGACTTACAAATAACTGCCACTATCCGTGCGATTGCCGTGGCACGCCGGAATGGTAATAACAATTTTGCTGCGAAAATGCGCTTGGAAGTCAGCCCGGATAATGAAAATTGGGAAAGTGCTGGAGAATTTACCCCTAACGGTACTATTAATGGCCTGCAAATGTACACACTGGAGAAATCGTTAAGCGGACGGTATGTAAAACTGACAGCATTAAAAGGAGTATCTGCGAATCCTTATTTTTGTATGAGTGAGATGAACCTGTATGAGTGA
- a CDS encoding glycogen debranching enzyme N-terminal domain-containing protein, giving the protein MSYLRFDKTLMTNLEESLQREILRTNKAGAYHCTTIVDCNTRKYHGLLVIPVPNIDDENHVLLSSLDETVIQHGAEFNLGLHKYQGNNFSPNGHKYIREFDCEHIPATTYRVGGVILRKEKIFVHHENRILIRYTLLDAHSATTLRFRPFLAFRSVREYTHENAQASREYQLVENGIKTCMYPGYPELYMQLNKKCEFHFQPDWYRGIEYPKEQERGYDFNEDLYVPGYFEVDIKKGESIVFSAGTSEITPRRLKQTFEAEVADRTPRDSFYHCLKNSAHQFHNQQEDEHYILAGYPWFKCRARDMFIALPGLTLSIDEVDQFEDVMKTAEKAIRNFINEEPVGYKIYEMEHPDVLLWAVWALQQYTKETSREQCRQKYGELLKDIMEFIRQRKHDNLFLHENGLLYANGTEKAITWMNSTVNGHPVIPRTGYIVEFNALWYNALRFVADLVREGGDVYLADELDAQAEVTGKSFVDVFRNEYGYLLDYVDGNMMDWSVRPNMIFTVAFDYSPLDRAQKKQVLDIVTKELLTPKGIRSLSPKSGGYNPNYVGPQVQRDYAYHQGTAWPWLMGFYLEAYLRIYKMSGLSFVERQLISYDDEMTSHCVGSLAELFDGNPPFRGRGAVSFAMNTAEILRVLKLLSKYY; this is encoded by the coding sequence ATGAGTTATTTACGATTTGACAAGACCCTCATGACGAATCTGGAAGAATCTCTTCAGAGAGAAATACTCCGGACGAACAAGGCAGGAGCTTATCATTGTACAACGATTGTTGATTGTAACACACGCAAATATCACGGCTTATTGGTAATTCCGGTTCCCAATATCGACGATGAAAATCATGTGCTGCTATCTTCTCTTGATGAAACGGTAATTCAACACGGTGCAGAGTTTAACTTGGGATTGCATAAATATCAAGGAAACAACTTTAGTCCCAACGGGCACAAGTATATCCGCGAGTTTGACTGCGAACATATCCCGGCGACAACTTACCGTGTTGGAGGTGTGATTCTCCGCAAAGAAAAAATCTTTGTACATCATGAAAACAGAATCCTGATTCGTTATACTTTACTTGATGCGCACTCGGCGACGACTCTGCGCTTCCGCCCGTTCCTTGCTTTCAGGAGTGTACGCGAGTACACACACGAAAACGCACAGGCAAGCCGCGAGTATCAACTCGTGGAAAATGGTATCAAGACTTGTATGTATCCCGGTTACCCGGAACTTTACATGCAGTTGAACAAAAAATGTGAGTTCCACTTCCAGCCCGACTGGTATCGTGGCATTGAGTATCCGAAAGAACAAGAGCGTGGGTATGACTTTAACGAAGACCTATATGTTCCCGGCTATTTCGAGGTGGATATAAAGAAAGGAGAGAGTATCGTATTCTCTGCCGGAACTTCGGAAATCACTCCCCGCAGACTGAAACAGACTTTTGAAGCGGAAGTGGCCGACCGTACGCCGCGTGATAGCTTCTACCACTGTCTGAAAAACTCTGCTCACCAATTCCATAACCAACAGGAAGACGAACATTATATTCTTGCCGGTTATCCGTGGTTTAAGTGCCGCGCCCGTGATATGTTCATTGCCCTGCCGGGACTGACACTCTCTATCGATGAAGTCGACCAGTTTGAAGATGTGATGAAAACGGCGGAAAAGGCGATTCGTAACTTCATTAATGAAGAGCCTGTCGGATACAAGATTTATGAAATGGAGCATCCTGATGTATTGCTTTGGGCTGTCTGGGCTTTGCAACAATATACAAAGGAGACTTCCCGCGAACAATGCCGTCAGAAATATGGAGAACTTCTGAAAGATATCATGGAATTTATCCGTCAGCGGAAACATGATAACCTTTTCCTGCATGAAAACGGACTGCTTTATGCGAATGGTACGGAAAAAGCGATTACATGGATGAATTCTACAGTGAATGGACATCCGGTGATTCCGCGTACAGGATATATTGTTGAATTTAATGCTTTGTGGTATAATGCACTGCGTTTTGTGGCCGATTTGGTGCGCGAAGGCGGCGATGTATATCTGGCAGATGAACTCGACGCACAGGCAGAAGTGACAGGTAAGTCATTTGTTGATGTATTCCGTAATGAATACGGATATCTGCTTGATTATGTGGATGGCAATATGATGGATTGGAGTGTACGTCCTAACATGATATTCACTGTGGCATTTGATTATTCTCCATTGGATCGGGCGCAGAAGAAACAAGTGCTTGATATCGTGACCAAAGAGTTGCTGACTCCTAAGGGAATCCGTTCGTTGAGTCCGAAGAGTGGGGGATACAACCCGAATTATGTAGGCCCGCAGGTACAACGTGACTATGCATATCATCAGGGAACGGCCTGGCCTTGGCTGATGGGATTCTATTTGGAAGCTTATCTTCGGATTTATAAAATGAGTGGGCTGTCATTTGTTGAACGCCAATTGATTAGCTATGATGATGAAATGACAAGCCATTGCGTTGGTTCGCTTGCTGAACTGTTTGACGGAAATCCGCCTTTCAGAGGACGTGGCGCGGTGTCATTTGCAATGAATACGGCAGAAATCTTGCGTGTTTTGAAGCTGCTGTCTAAGTATTATTAA
- a CDS encoding Crp/Fnr family transcriptional regulator has protein sequence METMFDTLLQLPLFQGLCHEDFTSILDKVKLHFIKHKAGETIIESGSPCTQLRFLLKGEVSIVTNSKENIYTVIEQMEAPYLIEPQSLFGMNTNYNSSYIAHTEAHTVSINKVFVLSDLFKYEIFRLNYMNIVSNRAQNLYSRLWEEPTQDLKSKIIRFVLLHCEKTQGEKIFKVKMDDLARYLDDTRLNTSKALNELQDSGLLELRRKEILIPDAQKLII, from the coding sequence ATGGAAACAATGTTCGACACTTTGCTCCAATTGCCTTTATTCCAAGGTCTTTGTCATGAAGATTTCACCAGTATACTGGATAAGGTAAAGCTACACTTTATCAAGCATAAAGCGGGAGAAACTATCATTGAAAGTGGTAGTCCTTGTACCCAGCTCCGTTTTCTGCTAAAAGGCGAAGTCTCAATCGTCACCAATTCTAAAGAAAACATTTACACTGTCATTGAGCAAATGGAAGCGCCCTATCTGATAGAGCCGCAGTCGTTATTTGGAATGAATACCAATTATAATTCTTCTTATATAGCGCACACGGAAGCACATACGGTAAGTATCAATAAAGTGTTTGTACTCAGCGACCTGTTTAAATACGAGATTTTCCGGCTCAACTACATGAATATTGTCAGTAACCGGGCACAAAATCTTTATTCACGCTTATGGGAAGAACCCACACAGGATTTAAAAAGCAAAATCATCCGTTTTGTCCTGCTACATTGCGAAAAGACACAGGGAGAAAAGATATTTAAAGTAAAGATGGACGACCTCGCCCGCTATTTGGACGACACCCGGTTGAATACTTCCAAAGCGCTTAATGAATTGCAAGATAGCGGCTTGCTTGAACTACGAAGAAAGGAAATTCTTATTCCGGATGCGCAGAAGCTGATTATTTAA
- a CDS encoding DUF4959 domain-containing protein gives MKYSYFLFALFFFLACEDVERKPIDQDSVAPQQVTDVVISPIPGGAKISYRLPPDPDLLYIEAAYTLPNGDNLHVNSSYNGRSILVEGFAEVKEYQVALTSVDRAGNRSEPYIVNFTPDTPPVVAVFNSIEMQADFGGVNLRWINPTGAELAIITFKKDQFGDNVNIDTYYTSSKEGNYTVRGQAIEETDFSVQVRDKWNNLSALKQQSLLPIYEEKLNRNNFKSLGADYFNQVQDYGNVVKFWDGNFEFNAFGQSNIPWYASFSLGDKPIRLSRIVIWQYAWAATGNYGHYYYGGNGKLYKVYGSNNPTTDMEGWTLLQTCPIVKPSGLPIGFGREYMSDEDFDLAHNKGHEFLIPLDAPPVRYIRIESLEGFESNLGVCSELEFYGDPR, from the coding sequence ATGAAATATAGTTACTTTTTATTCGCTTTATTCTTCTTCCTGGCTTGTGAAGATGTGGAAAGAAAACCTATCGACCAAGATAGTGTTGCTCCTCAACAAGTGACGGATGTGGTAATATCTCCGATTCCGGGCGGAGCGAAAATCTCCTACCGGCTGCCACCGGATCCGGACCTTCTCTATATAGAGGCTGCCTATACATTGCCTAATGGAGATAATTTGCATGTTAACTCCTCTTACAACGGGCGTTCTATTCTGGTAGAAGGGTTTGCTGAGGTGAAAGAGTACCAGGTTGCTTTGACGAGTGTAGATCGTGCCGGTAACCGTTCCGAACCATATATTGTAAATTTCACTCCGGATACTCCGCCGGTCGTCGCAGTCTTTAACTCCATAGAAATGCAGGCTGATTTTGGCGGGGTTAACTTGCGATGGATCAATCCCACAGGAGCCGAACTGGCCATCATTACTTTTAAAAAAGATCAATTCGGGGATAATGTTAATATCGATACCTATTATACATCATCCAAAGAGGGTAATTATACGGTCAGAGGACAGGCGATTGAAGAGACGGATTTCTCCGTACAAGTACGTGATAAGTGGAATAACTTGTCAGCGCTCAAGCAGCAATCACTGTTGCCTATTTACGAAGAAAAGCTGAACCGCAACAACTTTAAATCTTTGGGAGCGGACTATTTCAACCAGGTGCAAGATTATGGCAATGTTGTAAAATTCTGGGATGGTAACTTTGAGTTTAACGCATTTGGCCAAAGTAATATTCCCTGGTATGCTTCTTTCTCTTTAGGCGACAAACCGATACGCTTGAGCCGTATTGTTATCTGGCAATATGCATGGGCGGCTACCGGCAACTATGGGCACTATTACTATGGTGGAAACGGAAAGTTATATAAAGTTTACGGAAGTAATAATCCCACAACGGATATGGAAGGGTGGACGCTACTTCAAACCTGCCCGATTGTAAAGCCGTCCGGACTGCCAATAGGCTTTGGGCGTGAATATATGTCTGATGAAGACTTTGACCTGGCCCACAACAAGGGACATGAATTTTTGATTCCATTGGATGCTCCACCTGTACGATACATCCGTATAGAGAGCCTTGAGGGTTTTGAATCAAATCTAGGCGTATGCTCGGAACTGGAATTCTATGGTGACCCAAGATAA
- a CDS encoding rhomboid family intramembrane serine protease, which produces MKQDIQRIMVAAAKPLFLIFILYILKFLEVGMDWDFSHAGVYPMEKRGLIGILTHPLIHSGFSHLLANTLPLFFLSWCLFYFYRGIAGKIFILIWLGGGLLTFLIGKPGWHIGASGLIYGLAFFLFFSGILRKYVPLIAISLLVTFLYGGIIWHMFPYFSPANMSWEGHLSGGIMGVLCAFAFVSHGPQRPEPFADEEEDEEDDKEANEETAPEEEENI; this is translated from the coding sequence ATGAAGCAAGATATTCAGCGTATCATGGTGGCTGCAGCAAAGCCTTTGTTCCTAATTTTTATCTTATATATACTCAAGTTCCTGGAAGTCGGGATGGACTGGGACTTCTCTCACGCGGGGGTATACCCTATGGAGAAGCGAGGTTTAATTGGTATTCTGACTCATCCGCTGATACACAGCGGGTTCAGCCATTTACTTGCAAATACACTCCCTTTATTCTTTCTTTCCTGGTGTCTTTTTTACTTTTACCGGGGAATAGCCGGTAAGATTTTTATTCTCATCTGGCTTGGCGGCGGCCTGCTTACTTTCCTTATCGGAAAACCGGGATGGCACATCGGCGCCAGCGGACTTATCTACGGACTTGCTTTCTTTCTCTTTTTCAGTGGCATTCTCCGTAAGTATGTCCCGCTTATTGCCATTTCCCTACTTGTCACCTTTTTATATGGGGGGATTATCTGGCATATGTTTCCCTATTTCTCTCCCGCCAATATGTCATGGGAAGGGCATCTCAGCGGTGGAATCATGGGAGTGCTCTGCGCATTTGCTTTTGTAAGTCACGGACCTCAGCGACCGGAACCTTTTGCAGATGAGGAAGAGGACGAAGAGGACGACAAAGAAGCCAACGAAGAAACGGCACCGGAAGAAGAAGAAAATATATAA
- a CDS encoding SGNH/GDSL hydrolase family protein: MKTTHLYTFSLILLFGCSLTLKAQYKWFNPQKEKFPVVRGQAWQGQQEEPSTAYTRLPQRAREKVRRDVWNLSLQSAGLSIAFRSNSPEIKVRYVVKGSLSMPHMPATGVSGIDLYATDNNGQERWCAGRYAMRDTITYDFSELSYASKARDGFEYQLFLPLYNNVSWLEIGVPESASFRFLPVSQEKPLVIYGTSIAQGACASRPGMAWGNILNRKSGHPVINLGFSGNGRLESELFDLLSEIDAKLFIIDCMPNLPGEKAKVVYDRTLAGVKKLRNVSKAPILLVEHDGYANDASSEEAEKSYRMANTELRKAYDALQQEQIADIYYLTKEEIDIPADGMVDGVHATDLGMQQYADSYLKKIREILHEKSEGPTSCIPCKQQRDSYDWYERHEEVLKLNRQNAPEIVMIGNSITHFWAGEPAARTQRGKEAWEKLFENKSVHNLGFGWDKTENVLWRIYHGELDGFKANTIFLLIGTNNLQFNTDEEIIQGILGVTEAVKTRQPQAKLCVMGILPRKNMEKRILQINKGLRKKLEKNCTYIDLTSLLTSKGGIINSALFIDGLHPNAEGYEKIAETLKKHI, from the coding sequence ATGAAAACAACACATTTATACACTTTTTCCCTCATCCTTCTTTTCGGATGCAGTTTAACACTAAAAGCACAATACAAGTGGTTCAATCCACAAAAAGAAAAATTTCCGGTCGTACGCGGACAAGCATGGCAAGGACAGCAGGAAGAACCATCAACAGCTTATACACGCCTTCCGCAACGAGCCAGAGAAAAAGTGAGAAGAGACGTATGGAACTTATCACTCCAAAGTGCAGGATTATCCATCGCTTTCCGCTCTAATTCACCGGAAATAAAGGTACGCTATGTTGTAAAAGGTTCCCTTTCTATGCCGCATATGCCGGCAACAGGCGTATCAGGTATTGACTTATACGCTACAGACAACAACGGCCAAGAACGCTGGTGCGCCGGACGGTATGCCATGCGAGATACAATCACATACGATTTCAGCGAACTTTCGTATGCCTCCAAAGCTAGAGACGGCTTCGAGTATCAGTTATTTCTACCTCTCTATAATAATGTGTCATGGCTGGAGATAGGCGTACCCGAAAGTGCTTCTTTCCGCTTCCTTCCCGTCTCACAGGAGAAGCCCCTGGTGATTTACGGAACCTCCATAGCGCAGGGAGCTTGTGCTTCACGCCCGGGAATGGCGTGGGGCAACATACTAAATAGAAAGTCGGGACACCCTGTCATTAATTTAGGTTTTTCCGGTAACGGCAGACTAGAAAGCGAATTATTCGACTTATTATCAGAAATCGACGCCAAACTGTTTATTATCGACTGCATGCCCAACCTGCCGGGAGAAAAAGCAAAGGTTGTATATGACCGCACTTTAGCAGGAGTAAAAAAGCTGCGTAATGTCAGCAAAGCTCCCATTTTGCTGGTAGAACACGACGGATACGCCAACGATGCCAGTTCCGAAGAAGCGGAAAAATCATACCGCATGGCTAATACCGAACTACGCAAAGCATACGATGCCTTGCAACAGGAACAAATTGCGGATATTTACTATTTGACAAAAGAAGAAATAGACATTCCGGCAGACGGTATGGTAGACGGAGTTCACGCAACAGACTTGGGCATGCAGCAATATGCGGATAGTTACCTGAAAAAAATACGGGAGATTCTGCATGAAAAGAGTGAAGGCCCTACTTCATGCATCCCATGCAAACAACAAAGAGACTCCTACGACTGGTATGAACGACACGAAGAAGTCTTGAAACTAAACCGGCAGAACGCCCCGGAAATTGTCATGATAGGCAATTCCATCACACACTTCTGGGCTGGCGAACCGGCTGCACGGACACAGCGTGGTAAGGAAGCCTGGGAAAAACTATTCGAAAACAAATCAGTACACAATCTAGGCTTCGGCTGGGATAAAACAGAAAACGTACTATGGCGTATCTACCACGGTGAACTGGACGGTTTCAAAGCTAATACGATTTTTCTGCTGATAGGAACCAATAATCTTCAATTTAACACTGACGAAGAAATAATACAAGGTATCCTCGGGGTCACCGAAGCCGTAAAAACACGCCAGCCACAAGCTAAACTATGCGTAATGGGAATCTTGCCGAGAAAAAACATGGAAAAGCGCATCTTGCAAATCAACAAAGGGCTTCGTAAGAAATTAGAAAAGAATTGTACGTATATTGATCTTACTTCCTTGCTCACCAGCAAAGGTGGTATCATCAACTCCGCCTTATTCATCGACGGACTGCATCCGAACGCTGAAGGATACGAAAAAATAGCTGAGACTTTAAAAAAACATATTTAG
- a CDS encoding MarC family protein, whose product MFAGFDWQQMVSAFIVLFAVIDIIGSIPIIINLKEKGKDVNATKATVISFALLIGFFYAGDMMLKLFHVDIESFAVAGAFVIFLMSLEMILDVEIFKNQGPIKEATLVPLVFPLLAGAGAFTTLLSLRAEYASVNIIIALVLNMIWVYFVVSMTGRVERFLGKGGIYLIRKFFGIILLAISVRLFTANITLLIEALHKS is encoded by the coding sequence ATGTTTGCAGGTTTTGATTGGCAGCAGATGGTCAGTGCATTTATCGTACTTTTTGCGGTAATAGATATTATTGGTTCCATACCTATTATAATAAACCTAAAGGAAAAAGGGAAGGATGTGAATGCAACGAAAGCTACTGTCATCTCTTTTGCCCTCTTGATAGGATTTTTCTATGCGGGAGATATGATGTTGAAACTCTTCCACGTAGATATTGAATCTTTTGCCGTTGCCGGTGCATTTGTTATTTTCCTCATGTCTTTGGAAATGATTCTGGACGTTGAAATTTTCAAGAATCAGGGACCTATCAAAGAAGCCACTCTGGTACCGCTTGTCTTTCCTTTGCTGGCAGGTGCCGGAGCTTTCACCACATTGCTTTCACTTCGGGCGGAATATGCCAGTGTTAATATCATCATAGCCTTGGTTTTGAATATGATTTGGGTTTACTTCGTGGTAAGTATGACCGGGCGTGTGGAACGTTTTCTCGGAAAAGGCGGTATCTATCTTATCCGTAAATTCTTCGGTATTATCCTGCTTGCTATTTCAGTGAGGCTGTTTACGGCGAATATTACGTTGTTGATTGAGGCATTGCATAAGTCCTGA
- a CDS encoding RagB/SusD family nutrient uptake outer membrane protein — protein MKKIYFTIILIGALLQGCNYLDIIPDDTPTLDHSFANALTTEHYLFTCYAGLPKESDVTYNPAFLAGDEFWSWENLIKFAEYPDIYLSWMIARGEQNTNSPYQNKYESGGLWNTIRKCNTFIERVDEVKGLKELDARQWKAEAKVIKAYCHFYLMRMYGPIPLVKENLPIDASPEAVRLKRNTWDECVDYVVQLLDEAAPDLPIAIYSRIDNLGRITRTIALSLKAKVLLTSASPQFNGNSYYDEFKNKDGEHLFGEKDDNKWAIAAQACEEAIALCEGPEANMRLYQYTSLQDIPDELLKSEYTIRGSVTDKEWNSELIWGSVISPGAIQKEVQAYLDPDKLQIGSHIHLSLNVNKKIADQYYTSHGIPIEEDKDWTGIDKEALRTATAEEEVVIRGTTAQVNFNREPRFYASLGFNCGVWYGSGKKDDAPFVLQGLYGQTSNSTQGERCCVTGYWGKKLVNMASVQTQKTVYSAQAYPWPIIRLADLYLMYAEALNESGGETPRQEVYDYVDKVRTRAGLEGVKNSWTKYSINPNKPNSKDGMREIIQRERLIELSLEGHRFWDLRRWLKTAEYMAKPVTGWDCTQRTTENYYKERVLFLQSFTARDYLWPLSISLLNKNTNLVQTIGW, from the coding sequence ATGAAGAAAATATATTTTACAATAATACTAATCGGGGCACTGCTCCAGGGGTGTAATTATCTGGACATTATACCTGATGATACACCGACACTCGACCATTCTTTTGCAAACGCACTTACTACCGAGCATTATCTGTTTACTTGTTATGCAGGTCTGCCGAAAGAATCGGATGTCACATATAACCCGGCGTTTCTTGCCGGAGACGAGTTCTGGTCATGGGAGAATCTTATTAAATTTGCAGAATATCCCGATATTTATCTGTCATGGATGATTGCTCGCGGAGAACAGAACACGAACTCTCCCTATCAGAATAAATATGAAAGCGGAGGGCTGTGGAATACAATTCGCAAATGCAATACTTTTATTGAACGTGTAGACGAAGTAAAAGGGCTCAAAGAACTGGACGCCCGTCAATGGAAAGCGGAAGCAAAAGTAATCAAGGCTTACTGTCATTTCTACCTGATGAGAATGTACGGACCTATCCCGTTGGTCAAGGAAAACCTTCCGATTGATGCAAGTCCCGAAGCAGTGCGTCTTAAAAGGAATACGTGGGACGAATGTGTCGATTATGTCGTCCAATTATTGGATGAGGCTGCGCCGGATCTTCCAATTGCTATTTATTCACGTATTGACAATCTGGGGCGTATAACCCGGACGATAGCCCTGTCCCTGAAAGCAAAGGTACTGCTTACTTCTGCTTCACCGCAATTTAACGGGAACTCCTATTACGATGAGTTCAAGAATAAGGACGGAGAGCATTTGTTTGGAGAAAAGGATGACAATAAGTGGGCGATAGCCGCGCAAGCTTGTGAAGAAGCGATTGCGCTTTGCGAAGGTCCCGAAGCGAATATGCGACTTTATCAATATACGAGTTTGCAGGATATTCCTGATGAGTTGTTAAAATCGGAATACACCATTCGTGGAAGTGTGACCGATAAGGAATGGAATAGTGAATTAATCTGGGGATCGGTCATTTCTCCGGGAGCTATTCAGAAAGAAGTCCAGGCTTATTTGGATCCGGATAAATTACAGATAGGCAGTCATATACATCTTTCATTAAATGTCAATAAGAAAATAGCAGACCAATATTATACTTCACATGGAATACCTATTGAGGAAGACAAAGACTGGACGGGAATAGATAAGGAGGCTTTAAGGACGGCAACGGCAGAAGAGGAGGTCGTGATTCGCGGTACCACTGCACAGGTTAATTTCAACCGTGAACCCAGATTTTACGCTTCTCTCGGTTTTAACTGCGGAGTTTGGTATGGCTCAGGGAAAAAAGATGACGCCCCATTCGTTTTACAAGGATTATATGGACAAACCTCGAACTCGACACAGGGAGAACGTTGTTGTGTCACCGGATACTGGGGCAAGAAATTGGTGAACATGGCGTCTGTGCAAACTCAAAAAACGGTTTACTCAGCCCAAGCATATCCGTGGCCTATTATTCGTCTGGCGGATCTTTACCTGATGTATGCCGAAGCGTTAAACGAGTCGGGAGGTGAAACTCCACGGCAGGAGGTTTATGATTATGTAGATAAGGTAAGAACCCGTGCCGGACTGGAAGGCGTAAAAAACAGTTGGACAAAATATTCGATAAACCCGAACAAGCCAAATTCGAAAGACGGTATGCGTGAAATTATCCAACGGGAACGCTTAATTGAATTATCGTTGGAGGGGCACCGCTTTTGGGATTTGCGGCGTTGGTTGAAAACTGCTGAGTATATGGCGAAACCTGTAACAGGCTGGGATTGTACTCAAAGAACAACGGAAAATTATTATAAGGAGAGAGTGCTCTTTTTGCAGTCATTTACAGCTCGTGATTATCTGTGGCCTTTGTCTATCTCATTGTTAAATAAGAACACAAATTTAGTCCAAACGATTGGATGGTAA